The following are encoded in a window of Halosolutus halophilus genomic DNA:
- the glpK gene encoding glycerol kinase GlpK, translating into MSSQNSYVGAIDQGTTGTRFMVFDRSGRIITSAYEKHEQIYPEPGWVEHDPVEIWETTKQVIEDALRSEAIAAEQLSAIGVTNQRETTVVWERDTGNPVHNAIVWQDRRTTDRIEELEEEGKIETIREKTGLEADAYFSATKAEWLLDNAAPVKMQRSRPAEFRERAADGELCFGTIDSWVIYNLTGNHITEVTNASRTMLYNIHDLEWDDDLLEEFRVPEEMLPEVRPSSDEAYYGSTDPDGFLGAEIPVAGALGDQQAALFGQTCFDPGDAKNTYGTGSFFLTNTGNEAVESDHGLLTTIGFQRSGEPVQYALEGAIFVTGAAIEWLEDIGLIDDPGETERLARSVDSTDGVYMVPAFTGLGAPYWDGRARGAIVGMTRGTRREHIVRATLESIAFQTLDVADAMEADTGLEITSLKVDGGAVKNNFLCQQQANILDIEIVRPEVDETTALGSAYAAGLAVGYWDNLDELRENWQVDRAFTPEETDDVDERHERWREAIDRARDWAREE; encoded by the coding sequence ATGTCATCACAGAACTCGTACGTAGGCGCGATCGATCAGGGAACGACCGGCACACGGTTCATGGTATTCGACCGGAGCGGGAGGATCATCACCAGCGCCTACGAGAAACACGAACAGATCTACCCGGAACCGGGATGGGTCGAACACGACCCAGTCGAAATCTGGGAGACCACGAAGCAGGTTATCGAGGATGCACTCAGATCGGAAGCAATAGCCGCCGAGCAGCTCTCGGCGATCGGTGTCACCAACCAGCGCGAGACGACCGTGGTGTGGGAACGGGATACAGGTAACCCCGTTCACAACGCGATCGTCTGGCAGGATCGTCGGACGACCGACCGGATCGAAGAACTCGAGGAGGAAGGCAAGATAGAAACGATACGCGAGAAGACCGGGCTCGAGGCGGACGCGTACTTCTCGGCGACCAAAGCCGAGTGGCTGCTCGACAACGCTGCCCCGGTCAAGATGCAGCGCTCGCGACCAGCCGAGTTCCGAGAGCGGGCGGCAGACGGGGAGCTCTGCTTCGGAACGATCGACTCCTGGGTGATATACAACCTCACCGGCAACCACATCACGGAGGTCACGAACGCCTCGCGGACGATGCTGTACAACATCCACGACCTCGAGTGGGACGACGACCTCCTGGAGGAGTTCAGGGTTCCAGAGGAAATGCTGCCGGAGGTACGTCCCTCCAGCGACGAGGCGTACTACGGATCGACCGATCCGGACGGCTTCCTCGGCGCCGAGATTCCGGTCGCGGGTGCCCTGGGCGACCAGCAGGCAGCGCTGTTCGGACAGACGTGCTTCGATCCTGGTGACGCGAAGAACACCTACGGGACGGGCTCGTTCTTCCTCACGAACACCGGCAACGAGGCCGTCGAGAGCGATCACGGCCTGTTGACGACGATCGGCTTCCAGCGCTCGGGCGAACCGGTCCAGTACGCGCTCGAGGGAGCGATCTTCGTGACGGGAGCGGCGATCGAGTGGCTCGAGGACATCGGCCTGATCGACGACCCCGGCGAGACCGAGCGGCTGGCTCGAAGCGTCGACTCGACGGACGGCGTGTATATGGTACCGGCGTTCACCGGACTGGGGGCCCCGTACTGGGACGGACGCGCTCGGGGCGCGATCGTGGGAATGACCCGGGGGACCCGACGGGAACACATCGTTCGAGCGACGCTCGAATCGATCGCCTTCCAGACGCTCGACGTTGCCGATGCGATGGAGGCCGACACCGGACTCGAGATCACGAGTCTGAAGGTCGACGGCGGCGCGGTGAAGAACAACTTCCTCTGTCAGCAGCAGGCCAACATACTCGACATAGAGATCGTCCGTCCCGAAGTCGACGAGACGACGGCGCTGGGCTCCGCGTACGCCGCGGGTCTCGCCGTTGGCTACTGGGACAATCTCGACGAGCTTCGAGAGAATTGGCAGGTCGATCGGGCGTTCACTCCCGAAGAAACCGACGACGTCGACGAACGCCACGAGCGGTGGCGTGAAGCGATCGACCGTGCCCGCGACTGGGCTCGCGAGGAGTGA
- a CDS encoding sugar phosphate nucleotidyltransferase has protein sequence MEAIVLAGGYATRLWPITRHRPKMLLPVGETTVIDRILRALENDDRIETTYLSTNEAFAEDFESHIEEKEYEKAQLSVEKTSEEAGKFGVVGALAQLCDREGIDDDLFVIAGDNLIGFDLPEFLDYFEEREAPVIAAYDVGSREKAKSYGLVELDGERLVDFQEKPDEPKSTLVSIACYAFPADSVRFSEYLAGENNPDEPGWYIEWLQSRESVYAFTFDSTWFDIGAPASYFEAVDWELDGESLVHPDATLENCEVGETVHVMEGAEVTDASLETTLVYPNAEIHNCDLDETIVGEDVQIEDLRIARALITEESQFDR, from the coding sequence ATGGAGGCGATAGTGCTGGCTGGGGGGTATGCAACCCGGCTCTGGCCGATCACTCGTCATCGCCCGAAGATGCTCCTTCCGGTCGGAGAAACGACCGTTATCGATCGGATACTGCGTGCGCTGGAGAACGACGATCGCATCGAGACCACCTATCTGAGTACCAACGAGGCCTTTGCGGAGGACTTCGAGTCACACATCGAAGAGAAAGAGTACGAGAAGGCTCAGTTGTCGGTCGAGAAAACCAGCGAAGAGGCGGGCAAGTTCGGCGTCGTCGGCGCGCTTGCCCAACTCTGCGATCGCGAGGGAATCGACGACGATCTGTTCGTCATCGCAGGCGACAACCTCATCGGCTTCGATCTTCCGGAGTTCCTCGACTACTTCGAGGAGCGAGAGGCACCCGTCATCGCTGCGTATGATGTCGGGTCGCGGGAGAAAGCCAAATCCTACGGCCTGGTCGAACTCGACGGCGAGCGACTCGTCGATTTTCAGGAGAAACCCGACGAGCCAAAGAGCACGCTCGTTTCGATCGCCTGCTACGCGTTCCCTGCCGACTCAGTTCGGTTCTCGGAGTACCTCGCCGGCGAGAACAATCCCGACGAGCCGGGCTGGTACATCGAGTGGCTCCAGTCACGCGAATCGGTCTACGCATTCACGTTCGACAGTACGTGGTTCGACATCGGCGCGCCGGCCTCGTACTTCGAAGCCGTCGACTGGGAACTGGACGGCGAGTCGCTCGTCCACCCAGACGCGACCCTCGAGAACTGCGAGGTCGGCGAGACCGTTCACGTCATGGAGGGCGCTGAAGTAACCGATGCGAGCCTCGAGACGACGCTGGTCTATCCGAACGCCGAGATACACAACTGCGATCTCGACGAGACGATCGTCGGCGAAGACGTTCAGATCGAGGACCTCAGAATCGCCCGGGCGTTGATTACCGAGGAATCTCAATTCGACCGGTAA
- a CDS encoding PQQ-binding-like beta-propeller repeat protein — protein sequence MPSTRRSVLAACTAGIGALAGCISTEQPTADGNWPRRTLNNAHTGYSTTEGPTTDLHTVWHRERLRSGGVAPSPVVDDGVLYFAYSQESRGDERGGAWIEAFDAATGDSRWTTELSRTDEFHYFYPSDSTVVDGDRVVLQTKPGVTMLTTDEEVQWTFENLSRAQQSPDAVTPVVTDDVVVTGTYSTVVDDHQDETVYGIDPATGNERWSVPFPERTSMWQLAGTDDVVYVPFSHDGLAALDLATGEERWRWEGPITGTPTVVNDLLLVPLWHQDDEQHTLVALDRDDRSLRWQRSIGPRWSDAGVTVADGLIYHAAAFGLEARRLETGERVWRFGPDEGKRPQGEPQVDLVSTPVVSGDAVYATGWIQRDTMYGHLFVVDAATGAELGRAEMGRNEDAGRGTPAVTSDLVFLGSNRGNLHAFGECSFEVAGRCLVG from the coding sequence ATGCCCTCCACACGTCGGTCGGTTCTCGCAGCGTGTACCGCCGGGATCGGTGCACTCGCGGGATGCATCTCGACCGAGCAACCGACCGCCGACGGCAACTGGCCCAGACGCACGCTGAATAACGCCCACACCGGGTACTCGACCACAGAGGGGCCGACGACGGACCTTCACACAGTCTGGCATCGGGAGCGATTGCGTAGCGGCGGGGTTGCCCCTTCTCCAGTCGTCGACGATGGCGTGCTCTACTTTGCATATTCACAGGAGTCGCGAGGTGACGAACGCGGCGGGGCGTGGATCGAGGCGTTCGACGCGGCGACCGGTGACTCCCGGTGGACGACCGAGCTCTCCCGGACCGACGAGTTCCACTACTTCTACCCCTCGGATTCGACGGTCGTCGACGGCGACCGGGTAGTCCTCCAGACCAAGCCCGGCGTGACGATGCTCACCACCGACGAGGAGGTCCAGTGGACTTTCGAGAACCTCTCTCGTGCCCAGCAATCGCCCGATGCCGTCACGCCCGTCGTGACCGACGATGTCGTCGTGACGGGGACGTACAGCACAGTCGTCGACGACCACCAAGACGAAACAGTCTACGGCATCGATCCCGCGACCGGGAACGAACGCTGGAGCGTGCCCTTCCCCGAGCGGACAAGCATGTGGCAACTGGCCGGCACCGACGACGTGGTCTACGTTCCGTTCTCTCACGACGGGCTCGCCGCGCTCGATCTGGCGACTGGCGAGGAACGCTGGCGCTGGGAGGGGCCTATCACCGGGACCCCGACCGTGGTCAACGACCTGCTGCTCGTGCCGCTCTGGCACCAGGACGACGAGCAGCACACGCTCGTCGCGCTAGACCGCGATGACCGATCGCTTCGCTGGCAGCGATCGATCGGACCCCGCTGGTCAGATGCGGGAGTGACCGTCGCTGACGGGCTGATCTATCATGCCGCGGCTTTCGGCCTCGAGGCCCGCCGTCTCGAGACGGGTGAGCGGGTGTGGCGGTTTGGTCCCGACGAGGGCAAGCGCCCGCAGGGCGAGCCACAGGTCGATCTCGTCTCGACGCCGGTCGTTTCCGGTGATGCAGTCTACGCCACGGGCTGGATCCAGCGGGATACGATGTACGGGCACCTGTTCGTCGTCGACGCTGCAACGGGCGCGGAACTCGGTCGCGCAGAGATGGGCCGCAACGAAGACGCCGGCAGGGGGACTCCGGCGGTCACCTCTGACCTCGTCTTCCTCGGGTCGAACCGCGGAAACCTCCACGCGTTCGGCGAGTGCTCGTTCGAGGTAGCCGGTCGCTGTCTAGTTGGCTAA
- a CDS encoding MBL fold metallo-hydrolase, whose amino-acid sequence MVTTLSPDRLAELQDEDADFVLVDTRPEESYESWHVTDALHFPFGPEEELDGRLEEFRDLVGDPDRVITICAKGLSSGNLATQLSSATDEFEVNAVDGGMKGWSGVYDRVDVDVADDLTVVQLQRRAKGCLSYLVGCAETGDAIVVDPTADTDEFTAAAAERGLTIVGVVDTHVHADHVSGGRELADELDVPYYLGDRAAERGVEFEYTSLDRNEVLEVGNREVKAVPAPGHTSEMIAPLVDAHALLTADTLHVDSTGRTELEFSDDEGEQGARMLYETLHRTILAEPESVVVLPGHVTVTNDGRFEHGRPGEPITTTVGEARTGIDVLDFDEEAFVDRLADAGEEPANFEAIIDLNRGATTEPPEERTELELGPNNCSA is encoded by the coding sequence ATGGTCACCACCCTCTCCCCAGATCGGCTCGCGGAACTGCAGGACGAGGACGCCGACTTCGTCCTCGTCGACACACGACCCGAGGAGAGCTACGAGTCGTGGCACGTCACCGATGCGCTACACTTTCCCTTCGGTCCCGAGGAGGAACTCGACGGCCGCCTCGAAGAATTCCGGGACCTGGTCGGTGATCCCGATCGGGTGATCACCATCTGCGCGAAGGGGCTCTCGTCGGGGAACCTCGCGACCCAGCTCTCGTCGGCGACCGACGAGTTCGAGGTCAACGCCGTCGACGGCGGGATGAAAGGCTGGAGCGGCGTCTACGATCGGGTCGACGTCGACGTCGCCGACGACCTGACTGTGGTCCAGCTCCAGCGTCGCGCGAAGGGCTGTCTGAGCTACCTCGTCGGCTGTGCGGAGACCGGTGACGCGATCGTCGTCGACCCGACGGCCGACACCGACGAGTTCACCGCTGCGGCCGCGGAACGGGGGCTCACGATCGTCGGCGTCGTCGACACCCACGTTCACGCCGATCACGTCTCCGGTGGTCGAGAACTGGCCGACGAACTCGACGTCCCCTACTACCTGGGCGATCGGGCCGCTGAACGCGGCGTCGAGTTCGAGTACACGTCCCTCGACCGAAACGAGGTCCTCGAGGTCGGCAACCGCGAGGTCAAGGCGGTCCCCGCACCCGGCCACACCAGCGAGATGATCGCTCCCCTCGTGGACGCGCACGCGCTGCTGACCGCCGACACGCTGCACGTCGACTCGACGGGCCGCACGGAACTCGAGTTCAGCGATGACGAGGGAGAACAGGGGGCGCGGATGCTCTACGAGACGCTTCACCGGACGATCCTCGCCGAACCCGAGTCCGTCGTCGTCCTGCCGGGCCACGTCACGGTCACGAACGACGGCCGATTCGAACACGGACGGCCGGGCGAGCCGATCACCACGACCGTCGGCGAGGCCCGGACCGGAATCGACGTGCTCGACTTCGACGAGGAGGCGTTCGTCGATCGACTGGCAGACGCCGGCGAGGAGCCGGCGAACTTCGAGGCGATCATCGACCTGAACCGCGGGGCCACGACGGAACCGCCGGAGGAGCGGACCGAACTCGAACTCGGACCGAACAACTGTTCCGCCTGA
- a CDS encoding stage II sporulation protein M gives MDLSDSVTAAVSVLRRRPADLLPFYLLGAAIPAIVRVIPFLALLVGYVHLGSTGRLATIQDELVALDLEPPDPNADPEAFDAWAADLEPIGEQLFTPTIGALVAVTILVSVLVLVLLYAIVGAAQLSACYGRLRDQRGLIAGLGGGRRYWLRFLGLYLLELVLWIVVVGATVLLGGVAGTAIGPAAVLAVLPALLIGFLAIAAIRAVFAFAPVAVVVDDVGVFGSVVRTLGFIRHHPIAAGFYYAVSVGSLIAFSTVTGVLAFVDVVSLGALVTALLVVPFLDLLKTGLYTDGRGRLEPPTAPERSFRSQVADGVRTGWAEMGSFVRSTPLTHAFVIVLAVASFWIGWEATAPFADAFETSINARLEGHIPPAAALEFFANNWLVAITTAYAGFALAIPALASLVFNGVVMGVYARTEVEPTELAAFVAPHGVFEIPALLIATALGLSLGAIAARAPLGQTSRQEFADALERAFWVLVGVGLLLAIAGIVEGFVSPYYYQFFL, from the coding sequence ATGGACCTCTCAGATTCCGTCACCGCCGCCGTATCGGTCCTTCGACGCCGGCCAGCCGACCTGCTCCCGTTCTACCTGCTCGGGGCCGCGATTCCCGCGATCGTCCGGGTCATCCCGTTCCTCGCACTGCTCGTCGGCTACGTCCATCTCGGCTCGACCGGCCGACTCGCGACCATTCAGGACGAACTGGTGGCCCTGGATCTCGAGCCGCCGGACCCGAATGCCGACCCCGAGGCGTTCGACGCGTGGGCGGCCGATCTCGAGCCGATCGGCGAACAGCTGTTCACGCCGACGATCGGCGCCCTCGTCGCAGTGACGATCCTCGTGAGCGTCCTCGTCCTCGTCCTGCTGTACGCCATCGTCGGTGCCGCCCAGCTGTCCGCCTGCTACGGGCGGCTCCGCGACCAGCGCGGCCTGATCGCCGGTCTCGGCGGCGGACGACGGTACTGGCTCCGGTTCCTCGGCCTCTATCTGCTCGAGTTGGTCCTCTGGATCGTCGTCGTCGGGGCGACGGTCCTGCTGGGTGGCGTCGCCGGCACCGCGATCGGGCCGGCTGCCGTCCTCGCCGTGCTCCCCGCCCTGCTGATCGGATTCCTCGCGATCGCCGCCATCCGGGCGGTGTTCGCGTTCGCCCCGGTCGCCGTCGTCGTCGACGACGTCGGCGTCTTCGGCTCGGTCGTCCGAACCCTCGGGTTCATCCGCCATCACCCGATCGCAGCGGGGTTCTACTACGCCGTCTCCGTCGGCTCGCTGATCGCGTTCTCGACCGTGACCGGGGTGCTCGCGTTCGTCGACGTCGTCAGCCTCGGCGCGCTCGTCACCGCGTTGCTGGTGGTCCCCTTCCTCGACCTGCTGAAAACCGGGCTGTACACTGACGGCCGAGGGCGGCTCGAACCACCTACCGCACCCGAGCGATCGTTCCGGAGTCAGGTCGCCGACGGCGTGCGAACCGGCTGGGCCGAGATGGGGTCGTTCGTCCGATCGACGCCGCTGACGCACGCGTTCGTGATCGTCCTCGCCGTCGCCTCGTTCTGGATCGGGTGGGAGGCCACGGCGCCGTTCGCCGACGCGTTCGAGACGTCGATCAACGCTCGACTCGAGGGACACATCCCCCCGGCAGCAGCCCTGGAATTCTTCGCCAACAACTGGCTGGTCGCGATTACGACGGCCTACGCCGGCTTCGCCCTCGCGATTCCGGCACTCGCGTCGCTCGTGTTCAACGGCGTCGTGATGGGCGTCTACGCGCGAACCGAGGTCGAGCCCACCGAACTGGCGGCGTTCGTCGCCCCACACGGGGTCTTCGAGATTCCCGCCCTCCTCATCGCCACGGCGCTCGGGCTCTCGCTCGGTGCGATCGCCGCTCGCGCCCCGCTCGGGCAGACCAGTCGCCAGGAGTTCGCCGACGCCCTCGAGCGGGCGTTCTGGGTGCTCGTCGGCGTCGGCCTCCTCCTTGCGATCGCGGGGATCGTCGAGGGGTTCGTCAGTCCGTACTACTATCAGTTCTTCCTCTAG
- a CDS encoding DUF7344 domain-containing protein has protein sequence MIDDIFDALADRHRRRLLVGLLYDDPQYVAELSGVSREIADANEELLHRHLSSSRKIAGADEELLRIHHVHLPRLAAYGLIEWDRDGHVVTKGPRFDEVRPLLELLDGHRDDLPAEIAVEVRRGG, from the coding sequence GTGATCGACGACATTTTTGATGCGCTGGCGGATCGACACCGACGCCGCCTGTTGGTCGGTTTGCTGTACGACGACCCACAGTACGTCGCGGAACTGTCCGGCGTCTCCCGGGAGATCGCCGACGCGAACGAGGAACTCCTCCACAGACACCTGTCCAGTTCCCGGAAGATCGCCGGCGCGGACGAGGAACTGCTTCGTATTCACCACGTGCACCTCCCCAGACTGGCCGCGTACGGCTTGATCGAGTGGGATCGAGACGGTCACGTCGTCACGAAAGGGCCGCGATTCGACGAGGTTCGCCCCCTGCTCGAGTTGCTGGACGGGCATCGAGACGACCTGCCTGCGGAGATCGCCGTCGAAGTTCGTCGCGGTGGGTGA
- a CDS encoding MFS transporter translates to MTLEQEAREDEIDPFDAFRQFFALERDVLVLSAAMFAFSLGFQMTSRYMAEYMSALGATAFVVGLFGTFGNVISAVYPYPGGAISDRIGSRYALTAFGLCSTLGFGVWLAAPLFADVTIGPTSIAIVAIFLGLVLAQAWKSFGLGATYAIVKQSVPPSRLAAGFASTETFRRTAFLVGPLIAAALFFPFGSTDSDVVVAFQLILVVAVVFGGLGTVVQHVLYEVEEDSIGTEFEGVSQLLADLRAMPDELRPLLVGDTLVRFANGMVYVFFVIVVTRFLEVGLTLSLPAVGSIALSPQSYFGILLGLEMSVALLVMFPAALAAERIGLKPVVALGFVVYAVFPILLISAPESAAVLALLFAFSGLRFAGLPAHKALIVGPAEMGAGGRVTGAYYLLRNLIVIPSAALGGLVWGGFANPLTGETVFAGSPTLAFAIGTAIGTVGTAYFVLFGKEFEAYQ, encoded by the coding sequence ATGACTCTCGAGCAGGAGGCCCGCGAGGACGAGATCGATCCGTTCGACGCGTTCCGTCAGTTCTTCGCGCTCGAGCGGGACGTCCTGGTGCTCTCGGCGGCGATGTTCGCGTTCAGTCTCGGCTTCCAGATGACCAGCCGGTACATGGCCGAGTACATGTCCGCGCTCGGGGCCACGGCGTTCGTCGTCGGACTCTTCGGCACGTTCGGGAACGTCATCAGCGCGGTCTACCCCTATCCCGGCGGCGCGATCTCCGATCGGATCGGCTCGCGGTACGCCCTCACGGCGTTCGGCCTGTGTTCGACGCTCGGGTTCGGCGTCTGGCTCGCCGCCCCGCTGTTCGCGGACGTGACGATCGGCCCGACCTCGATCGCGATCGTCGCGATCTTCCTCGGACTCGTCCTCGCACAGGCCTGGAAGTCGTTCGGTCTGGGTGCGACGTACGCGATCGTCAAACAGTCGGTCCCCCCGTCGCGGCTCGCGGCGGGCTTTGCGTCCACGGAGACGTTTCGGCGGACGGCCTTCCTCGTCGGCCCCCTGATCGCCGCCGCGCTGTTCTTCCCGTTCGGCTCGACCGACAGCGACGTCGTCGTCGCGTTCCAGCTGATCCTCGTGGTCGCCGTCGTCTTCGGGGGCCTCGGGACCGTCGTCCAGCACGTGCTCTACGAGGTCGAGGAAGACAGCATCGGCACGGAGTTCGAGGGCGTCTCACAGCTGCTCGCCGATCTCCGGGCGATGCCCGACGAACTGCGCCCGCTGCTCGTCGGCGACACGCTCGTCCGCTTCGCCAACGGGATGGTCTACGTCTTCTTCGTAATCGTCGTCACGCGCTTTCTCGAGGTCGGCCTCACGCTCTCTCTTCCCGCCGTCGGATCGATCGCGCTGTCGCCCCAGTCGTACTTCGGGATCCTGCTGGGCCTCGAGATGAGCGTCGCGCTGCTGGTGATGTTCCCCGCGGCGCTGGCCGCCGAACGGATCGGTCTCAAACCGGTCGTCGCGCTCGGCTTCGTCGTCTACGCGGTCTTCCCGATCCTGCTCATCAGCGCGCCGGAGAGCGCCGCCGTCCTCGCCCTCCTGTTTGCCTTCTCCGGGCTCCGGTTCGCCGGCCTGCCGGCCCACAAGGCGCTGATCGTCGGCCCCGCCGAGATGGGGGCGGGCGGCCGCGTCACCGGGGCCTACTACCTCCTGCGGAACCTGATCGTCATCCCGAGTGCCGCACTCGGCGGCCTCGTCTGGGGCGGGTTCGCGAACCCGCTGACGGGCGAGACGGTGTTCGCCGGGTCACCCACGCTCGCGTTCGCGATCGGGACCGCGATCGGGACCGTCGGCACCGCGTACTTCGTCCTGTTCGGGAAGGAGTTCGAGGCCTACCAGTAG
- a CDS encoding succinylglutamate desuccinylase/aspartoacylase family protein, giving the protein MTTTLGTASAGPGEIDTGRLEVGETRDGSPIGLPVAVINGAKSGQTLYMQAASDGDELNGIGVIQRVVPRLDPAELSGTILIVGIVNYHAFQVAEHRNPIDDTKMNRAYPGNENGTSSERIAAATFDIATGADLVLDLHQGSTSRMIDEVRVRCGGRHRLHGECLELAKAFGCGYVLDQKGPDGQLARAGPDEGVPTVDPELGGSVGWDEESIRKGVDGVFNVLRHYDFLDGEPSLTTQTRARGFEQYGAPAGGLTSLEPELGSRVSAGDVLFEVTTPFGEPKAEVTADSTGILWRTRRLPQVATGEYVCSVATDIDEY; this is encoded by the coding sequence ATGACGACGACGCTCGGAACGGCGAGCGCGGGGCCCGGCGAGATCGATACGGGCCGGCTCGAGGTCGGCGAGACCCGGGACGGCAGTCCGATCGGTCTCCCCGTCGCCGTGATCAACGGCGCGAAGTCGGGGCAGACACTCTACATGCAGGCCGCGAGCGATGGCGACGAACTCAACGGTATCGGCGTCATCCAGCGCGTCGTACCGCGACTCGATCCCGCCGAACTCTCGGGGACGATCCTGATCGTCGGGATCGTCAACTACCACGCGTTCCAGGTGGCCGAACACCGGAACCCGATCGACGACACGAAGATGAACCGGGCCTATCCGGGCAACGAGAACGGAACCTCGAGCGAGCGGATCGCCGCGGCGACGTTCGACATCGCGACGGGGGCGGACCTCGTGCTCGACCTGCACCAGGGGTCGACGAGCCGGATGATCGACGAGGTCCGGGTCCGCTGTGGCGGCCGCCATCGGCTCCACGGCGAGTGTCTCGAACTGGCGAAAGCCTTCGGTTGTGGCTACGTGCTCGACCAGAAGGGGCCGGACGGGCAACTCGCCAGGGCCGGCCCCGACGAGGGCGTCCCCACCGTCGACCCCGAACTGGGCGGCAGCGTCGGCTGGGACGAGGAGAGCATTCGAAAGGGAGTCGACGGAGTGTTCAACGTGCTCAGACACTACGACTTCCTCGACGGCGAGCCCTCCCTCACGACCCAGACCCGTGCGAGAGGGTTCGAACAGTACGGTGCCCCGGCCGGCGGCCTCACCTCCCTCGAACCGGAGCTGGGAAGCCGGGTCAGTGCCGGCGACGTGCTGTTCGAGGTGACGACGCCGTTCGGCGAACCGAAAGCGGAAGTGACGGCCGACAGCACCGGCATCCTCTGGCGAACGCGGCGGCTCCCACAGGTCGCGACCGGGGAGTACGTCTGCTCCGTCGCCACCGACATCGACGAATACTAA
- a CDS encoding pyridoxal-phosphate dependent enzyme, with protein sequence MASDLTCPDCGTVYEAGPNEPWRCACGHALEFTEHPLPQGEPLPISRLDTTDGLWTFFEFLPIEQHVTFFEGFTPMVDAPEWDASFKLEYVFPTGSFKDRGATTTLSRAVELGVERVIEDSSGNAGAAIATYAARAGIDADIYVPADVKQSKLMMIQRADARPVRIDGSREDVTAACLDAVEGDGDTDDDGDTDDSGDTDDGGDVPWQTGEGWYASHAWNPAFYAGTMTFAFEVAAQRGWTVPDALVLPIGHGTLFLGAYRGFSLLNEAGIVDGMPRLLGAQATGYAPIVDELGGDTTDAEGNGTTIADGIKIAAPAREGEILDAIAATDGDAIAVGSDPIETALDRLHRGGFYVEPTCAAAPAALRQYREQGTIADDDDVVVPLTGTGLKTL encoded by the coding sequence ATGGCATCCGATCTCACCTGTCCCGACTGCGGTACGGTCTACGAGGCTGGTCCGAACGAACCCTGGCGCTGTGCGTGTGGCCACGCCCTCGAATTCACCGAGCATCCGCTCCCGCAAGGCGAACCGCTCCCGATCTCGCGGCTCGACACCACCGACGGGCTGTGGACCTTCTTCGAGTTCCTCCCGATCGAGCAACACGTCACCTTCTTCGAAGGGTTCACCCCGATGGTCGACGCCCCCGAGTGGGACGCGTCGTTCAAACTCGAGTACGTCTTCCCGACCGGGTCGTTCAAGGACCGCGGCGCGACGACGACGCTCTCGCGCGCCGTGGAACTCGGCGTCGAGCGGGTCATCGAGGACTCCTCCGGCAACGCCGGGGCCGCGATCGCGACCTACGCGGCCCGCGCGGGTATCGACGCGGACATCTACGTGCCGGCGGACGTCAAACAGTCGAAGCTGATGATGATCCAGCGGGCCGACGCCCGCCCCGTCCGGATCGACGGGAGCCGCGAAGACGTCACCGCGGCCTGTCTCGACGCCGTCGAGGGCGACGGCGATACAGACGACGACGGCGACACAGACGACAGCGGCGACACAGACGACGGCGGCGACGTCCCGTGGCAGACCGGCGAGGGCTGGTACGCCAGCCACGCCTGGAATCCCGCCTTCTACGCCGGCACGATGACCTTCGCGTTCGAGGTCGCCGCCCAGCGCGGCTGGACCGTTCCCGACGCGCTCGTCCTCCCGATCGGTCACGGCACCCTCTTCCTCGGCGCGTACAGAGGGTTCTCGTTGTTAAACGAGGCCGGAATCGTCGACGGCATGCCCCGATTGCTCGGCGCGCAGGCTACCGGCTACGCGCCCATCGTCGACGAACTCGGCGGCGACACCACCGACGCCGAAGGCAACGGCACCACGATCGCCGACGGAATCAAGATCGCAGCGCCCGCCCGCGAGGGTGAGATTCTCGACGCGATCGCCGCGACGGACGGCGACGCCATCGCAGTCGGCTCGGACCCGATCGAAACCGCGCTCGATCGGCTCCACCGCGGCGGGTTCTACGTCGAGCCGACCTGTGCGGCCGCGCCGGCAGCGCTGCGCCAGTACCGCGAGCAGGGGACGATCGCCGACGACGACGACGTCGTGGTCCCCCTGACCGGGACCGGATTGAAAACCCTTTGA